The Porites lutea chromosome 11, jaPorLute2.1, whole genome shotgun sequence genome includes a region encoding these proteins:
- the LOC140951990 gene encoding uncharacterized protein: MFGKARSSIPVPGIKSGIPMKRNAQPTSTGRSTQAGTSSGIPVASKTNGRTNSNPELPKDPKILTEMVMNLERQVQEKDDTLRDISDKLSRKSEECESLIEEHEMMRSKSSFDLQQVTEDQDALQETLQKKDRYIQEMEGRHRQETRELKKELEEMNSEHEIELEMLRKEMEDLKLREERWKRVAELKKESDYDSSDVGSRDHSPEVEALKEQMAAIQSNYEDEITVLKEKLQTQIMKASEAVEKVENQEFEFQESLSELKIAFEQEKKALLRAHQEEIDELNSKKTNHIEISHNVSMDASQKEHYENQIQQLQDQVANLNSQLQESDNQMAQDLLIMKNEFETQLEEAKGEFDSEKEVLKKTITELKTQAEDVITKHHEDIEQLEQAFKREKEELLVSSQSHEDHVIAGEAMHKKLEEYEIEIRELKENLQKERNEFIESRQLLEGMLSEQEKESEEREEKLRDELNEEHQMKVDKVVSDYEQRLQAAERSHIEGKELDEEKRTSEELRLEIKSIKRGHERELEKLHETLETLQSENENLKREFDLVVGDLSSELETTKNDGNQGVKRKTSHVLREQIEIIKGNQEEQIRLLGEDIEWYKQKVAELEGEVERMRGMEGRTEADTDLHTRTAELEYELDVLREESQNTEAELEEYKTKVSDLERQLTRSKNILEQDSEQEERLQKISGLEKQLEGAIEAKMNSEAKLEEYKTTAENLQKEITELSQTNMKLDSEVMNYELQLQNLNEELKTTKERSIDEFTTMQDTIAKLEAEKRNLENTMEKQLKEGEMKMSKLRESIEKEKEDKVAAVDTHKKKSDEIILRLNENIKVLDADCQKYRKEKDALVQEIQQLRKRGLEDEEETSKKVSQYEETIKKLYAKTESLENYRTQSEIEKENLREELQTLRYSQEIEPIVSAQAVNDNFAGNPGSNLGLEYEQQMKGLAEDYEEKIEKLQAELEAERSKSASNTRRIESTNYEIETLRQTLEEERLSVKNSQDRMIKLQERHDEEVKNLKEQLHVSEKDNEAKKLSNQEAVEEEFSKTIKTLEADLETALQANSEKAEQLNDVKSQLEKAWHTNEAQEREITKLNYAIEEYQRQQKAKDASSTAEQLTAKEVHAKTVQVLKADLEAQRKLNEEQNNQINELKLELDTFKQQKLTHEANLAAEQLKVNEEHANTVVGLKAELDTAHKLNETKQKEKEELKQMLEDFQQQQVAHEANLTAEQLKISEAQKSQKQELKKITKENAALKSQLESVQHTNRMQSEELSRSKFERDELEKTQKQYEKNILAEHIKADEASARKIKALEEEVKRKTEEMSKLFNVLDTEQKGRERVLLETEKHLTHMHQAEQEKIKSERVISDLKSHNNELRGELIKEKEKFSRYVSQSEKAQSEEHEEVEKLSRSLTESEMDKGKLTGEIETCKDELNKLQEKYNKLKEKFLALKQKHKEEKEKYDEVLLTPRIEMGLQTSLLEPDDLNQTKEQLCSSMKEQVRLEDELEILQRDINKKKSKIQALKRANEVLRRQNQVLYLETESLRKSGHREGVDLPSIEKENEKLIQDKENLEIENRFLKEALSEREKQEEESQEKESLSDIMTLKNQLPESKENQVRIEQENSKLREENDFLLKQGKRLQSQVDKLEEEVERLKGRTPVTSTPKSNTQPPAFVSEFIRSETGNQLNVESLPESSLMASPSSSLEAQRYAEENQRIKEQLLVLQTRLRSKEHDVEIQNNLQPEAVQDLVNERQELLAQIESLKELLEKHDDKELNNNQTKANPKVMEWVCNEKANTSAGHLFSSPLQTPRSGPTPVTGFTASNLQEFDFSVESYLGSAYWEASKFLDRLQQVN; the protein is encoded by the exons ATGTTTGGAAAGGCTCGATCTTCCATTCCCGTACCAGGTATTAAAAGTGGCATTCCAATGAAGAGAAATGCTCAACCGACCTCGACCGGACGCTCGACGCAAGCCGGTACTAGTTCAGGAATACCTGTAGCTTCCaag ACAAATGGAAGAACTAATTCAAACCCAGAACTCCCAAAAGACCCCAAAATATTAACAGAGATGGTGATGAACCTAGAGaggcaagtgcaagagaaggaTGACACGCTCCGTGATATCAGTGACAAGTTATCGCGGAAGTCCGAGGAATGCGAAAGTTTAATCGAAGAGCATGAAATGATGAGAAGCAAAAGTTCGTTTGACCTGCAACAG GTAACCGAAGATCAAGACGCTCTTCAAGAAACACTCCAGAAAAAAGACAGATACATACAGGAGATGGAGGGACGACACAGACAGGAAACCAGGGAACTGAAGAAAGAGCTTGAAGAAATGAACAGTGAACACGAAATCGAGCTGGAAATGTTGAGGAAGGAGATGGAGGATTTAAAACTCAGGGAAGAGCGCTGGAAACGAGTGGCGGAATTAAAGAAGGAATCTGATTACGATTCCAGTGACGTTGGATCTCGTGATCATTCACCTGAAGTCGAGGCTTTGAAGGAGCAAATGGCAGCAATACAGAGTAATTATGAAGACGAGATTACAGTTCTTAAGGAAAAGCTGCAAACTCAAATTATGAAGGCATCCGAAGCGGTCGAAAAGGTAGAGAATCAAGAGTTTGAGTTCCAAGAGAGCTTAAGCGAGCTTAAGATTGCGTTTGAACAAGAGAAAAAGGCGCTTTTGAGGGCGCATCAAGAGGAGATCGATGAACTGAATAGTAAAAAGACCAATCATATCGAAATAAGCCATAATGTTTCCATGGACGCGTCACAAAAAGAGCATTACGAAAACCAGATTCAACAGTTACAAGATCAGGTTGCAAATTTGAACAGTCAGCTGCAAGAAAGCGATAACCAAATGGCTCAGGATTTGCTGATTATGAAAAACGAGTTTGAAACTCAGTTAGAAGAAGCGAAGGGTGAATTTGACAGCGAAAAAGAAGTGCTGAAGAAAACCATAACAGAACTCAAAACTCAAGCCGAGGACGTGATTACTAAACACCACGAAGACATTGAACAACTGGAGCAAGCATTTAAGAGAGAAAAGGAAGAATTGTTAGTCAGTTCTCAGAGTCACGAGGATCATGTTATCGCCGGCGAAGCCATGCACAAGAAACTCGAAGAATATGAAATTGAGATAAGGGAGCTCAAAGAGAATCTTCAAAAGGAACGAAACGAATTTATCGAGTCGCGTCAATTATTGGAAGGTATGCTTTCagagcaagaaaaagaatctgaagaaagagaagaaaaacttCGAGACGAACTCAACGAAGAACATCAAATGAAAGTCGACAAGGTTGTCTCCGATTATGAACAACGTTTGCAAGCAGCGGAGAGGAGTCATATTGAAGGAAAAGAACTTGATGAAGAAAAGAGAACATCAGAAGAACTTCGGCTGGAAATCAAATCAATAAAAAGGGGACACGAAAGGGAACTTGAAAAACTTCACGAAACTTTGGAAACTCTTCAATCGGAGAATGAAAATCTGAAGAGGGAATTCGATTTAGTGGTAGGGGATCTTTCCAGCGAATTGGAGACCACCAAGAATGACGGCAATCAGGGGGTAAAGCGAAAGACCTCTCATGTGCTGAGGGAACAAATCGAGATAATAAAAGGAAATCAAGAGGAACAAATAAGGTTGTTAGGAGAGGATATAGAATGGTATAAACAAAAAGTCGCCGAGCTTGAAGGCGAAGTGGAAAGAATGCGAGGCATGGAAGGAAGAACCGAGGCAGATACGGATTTGCATACAAGAACTGCTGAACTTGAATATGAACTGGATGTTTTAAGGGAAGAAAGCCAGAATACTGAGGCAGAGCTTGAAGAATACAAAACTAAAGTTTCGGATCTTGAAAGACAGTTAACACGTAGCAAGAATATACTTGAGCAAGATTCTGAGCAAGAAGAACGCTTGCAAAAAATATCTGGACTTGAAAAGCAGCTTGAAGGCGCAATTGAGGCAAAGATGAACTCTGAGGCTAAACTGGAAGAGTACAAAACAACTGCGGAGAATCTACAGAAAGAGATTACTGAATTGAGTCAAACAAATATGAAGCTTGATTCCGAGGTTATGAACTACGAGTTACAGCTCCAGAATCTCAATGAAGAGTTGAAAACCACAAAAGAGAGGTCTATTGATGAGTTTACAACTATGCAAGATACGATAGCTAAGCTGGAAGCTGAAAAACGAAACCTAGAAAATACAATGGAGAAGCAATTGAAAGAAGGTGAAATGAAGATGTCTAAACTCAGGGAAAGCatcgagaaagagaaagaggatAAAGTTGCAGCTGTTGACACGCACAAGAAGAAGTCTGACGAAATCATCTTAAGGCTCAATGAAAATATCAAAGTACTCGACGCTGATTGCCAAAAgtacagaaaagaaaaggatgCTTTGGTGCAAGAGATACAACAACTGCGGAAAAGGGGACTGGAAGATGAAGAGGAAACCAGCAAAAAAGTTTCACAGTACGAAGAGACAATTAAAAAACTCTATGCGAAAACTGAAAGCCTTGAGAATTATCGAACGCAGTCTGAGATTGAGAAAGAAAACCTCCGAGAAGAATTACAAACTCTTCGTTATTCACAGGAAATAGAACCAATTGTTTCTGCGCAAGCGGTCAACGACAATTTTGCGGGAAACCCTGGTTCGAACTTGGGCTTAGAATACGAACAACAGATGAAGGGACTTGCAGAAGACTATGAAGAAAAAATTGAGAAGCTGCAGGCAGAACTGGAAGCCGAAAGAAGTAAATCCGCCTCTAACACTAGAAGAATCGAGTCCACTAATTATGAGATTGAAACGTTGCGCCAAACCCTTGAAGAGGAAAGACTTTCTGTTAAAAACTCACAGGATCGCATGATTAAACTGCAGGAAAGACACGACGAAGAGGTAAAGAACTTAAAAGAACAGTTGCATGTTAGTGAGAAGGATAATGAAGCAAAGAAATTATCTAATCAGGAAGCTGTAGAGGAAGAATTTTCTAAGACAATCAAGACTCTAGAGGCCGACTTAGAAACCGCACTTCAGGCAAACAGTGAGAAAGCAGAGCAACTCAACGATGTCAAGTCACAACTTGAGAAAGCTTGGCACACAAATGAAGCGCAAGAGAGAGAAATAACAAAGCTTAATTATGCGATTGAAGAATATCAAAGACAACAAAAGGCAAAGGACGCAAGCTCCACTGCAGAACAGCTGACAGCTAAAGAAGTGCATGCGAAGACGGTCCAGGTTCTAAAAGCTGATTTGGAAGCACAGCGCAAACTGAATGAAGAACAAAACAATCAGATAAATGAGCTAAAACTAGAGCTTGACACATTTAAGCAACAGAAATTAACACATGAAGCTAATCTAGCAGCTGAACAACTTAAAGTAAACGAAGAACACGCTAATACGGTGGTCGGTCTCAAAGCTGAATTAGATACAGCGCATAAACTCAATGaaactaaacaaaaagaaaaagaggaactTAAACAAATGCTTGAAGATTTTCAGCAGCAGCAggtagcccatgaggccaattTAACGGCAGAGCAACTCAAAATTAGCGAAGCTCAGAAATCGCAGAAGCAAGAACTTAAGAAAATAACGAAAGAAAATGCAGCTTTGAAGTCCCAGTTGGAAAGTGTTCAACACACCAATCGAATGCAATCTGAGGAATTGTCAAGAAGTAAGTTTGAACGAGATGAGCTAGAAAAGACACAGAAGCAATATGAAAAGAACATCCTGGCTGAACATATCAAAGCAGATGAAGCAAGTGCTAGGAAGATTAAAGCGTTAGAAGAGGAGGTGAAGCGAAAAACAGAGGAAATGTCAAAGTTATTCAATGTACTTGACACAGAGCAGAAAGGGCGAGAAAGAGTATTGTTAGAAACGGAAAAGCACCTAACGCATATGCATCAAGCGGAACAAGAGAAAATCAAATCAGAGAGAGTCATCTCCGATCTCAAAAGCCACAATAACGAGCTTAGAGGTGAGctcataaaagaaaaagaaaagttttcccGTTATGTTTCTCAAAGTGAGAAAGCGCAGTCAGAAGAACATGAAGAAGTTGAGAAACTTAGTAGATCGTTGACTGAGTCGGAGATGGACAAGGGAAAGTTGACGGGCGAAATAGAGACATGTAAGGACGAACTGAACAAATTGCAAGAAAAGtataacaaattaaaagaaaagtttttagCTCTAAAGCAAAAACACAAAGAGGAAAAGGAGAAGTACGATGAAGTTCTCCTCACTCCGAGAATCGAAATGGGATTACAAACAAGCCTTCTTGAACCTGATGATCTGAATCAAACAAAGGAACAGCTTTGCTCTTCGATGAAAGAACAGGTTAGATTAGAGGACGAGTTAGAAATTCTACAACGCGAtattaacaaaaagaaaagcaaaattcaAGCCCTGAAGCGAGCAAATGAAGTTCTTAGAAGGCAAAATCAAGTTCTTTATCTCGAAACGGAAAGCTTGAGAAAATCGGGTCACAGAGAAGGAGTTGATTTACCCAGTATTGAAAAGGAGAATGAAAAATTGATCCAAGACAAGGAAAATCTTGAGATAGAAAATAGATTTCTCAAAGAAGCATTGAGTGAGAGGgagaaacaagaagaagaaagtcaggaaaaagaaagtttatcaGATATTATGACTTTGAAGAATCAATTGCCAGAATCAAAGGAAAATCAAGTAAGAATCGAACAAGAAAATTCAAAACTACGGGAAGAAAACGACTTCTTGTTAAAGCAAGGTAAACGTTTACAGTCTCAGGTTGATAAATTAGAAGAGGAAGTTGAAAGGTTAAAAGGACGAACTCCTGTGACCTCAACACCTAAAAGCAACACTCAGCCCCCGGCTTTTGTCAGCGAATTTATTCGCAGCGAGACTGGGAACCAACTGAATGTGGAGTCATTACCAGAGTCTTCTTTAATGGCTTCGCCAAGTTCATCTCTTGAGGCGCAACGATATGCAGAGGAAAATCAGCGTATAAAGGAACAGCTGCTTGTTTTACAAACGCGGTTAAGATCAAAAGAACATGATGTTGAAATACAAAACAACTTGCAACCAGAAGCAGTGCAAGATTTAGTGAACGAGAGACAGGAGCTGTTGGCGCAAATTGAATCATTGAAGGAACTGCTTGAAAAACATGATGACAAAGAATTAAACAACAACCAGACAAAAGCCAATCCAAAG GTGATGGAGTGGGTTTGTAACGAAAAAGCTAACACTTCAGCTGGACACTTGTTTTCTTCACCGCTTCAGACACCAAGATCAGGTCCGACCCCTGTAACTGGCTTTACTGCGTCGAATCTTCAAGAATTTGACTTTTCAGTGGAAAGTTACCTTGGCTCAGCTTACTGGGAAGCGTCTAAGTTTCTTGACAGATTGCAGCAAGTCAACTGA
- the LOC140951992 gene encoding ribonucleases P/MRP protein subunit POP1-like, protein MASTSEAGASGVKEKRSRKRKRGGILGFTSSSSSTPAIISQASRGINAAEFAEARALEINSMVEAIKEADSLSGKRLFQTLPKHMRRRAMSHNIKRIPSRLRQRASFEMNKQDHKTSEVPKKKSRRYRRKPKNLMEEYTRRQREHVWLETHIWHAKRMKMIDAWGYRLADHPNDKGFRAAYRAVKNNCMLQDISYYGCIEVCGAKSQIIQAMGHLTNQEAGLTFAAKYYLNGTRQGNAVLYKFDQYPQGAIGPVSFLWRQRKSSDTEANVDTSQLEIEEGTVNENTFDSHCDNSQLWIWSHPASFNSVFDSITEACSYVGSCVVETDSKFPGAAKMNSNVNSDQPNGDNIQLLNGIEHCEIKVVSRRFDLLCFRLTGPQSHAVFTSAITPAFDSSKKTPPEKIVNQDSGALFNDKNLNISLKWWQRLQGSSTKLSSQNELWSRLKQASSPSVLPPGCVLGLTVLDPRLNLPVKKISIRSVAEGIHSDNSDSGDETDFTLDETVNTLEKTKPAPFEQILSHWPNDVANSPIWDASVRLEVKESKIPEQELNRKRSELLVPGSRLKLSENEISHIPLLLIQRPGCSDNDRGTLINNGYGSGWDIILPSGWAMAFWMALVYRGARTGGLQESQTSALELGVPFFPNDFPDTPAGEAYNIKLKDDGEAQYKRYPPSKRPNYERLGVKSPFSPPWRELVKDWHSLNKPSTIAGELSNKKSDSTRIDPSVSDSAQMDVSVVQTLQLSSSLTDDSIVNPETDMTSSDSSQGVSSDQSLVKSSLSKDAQTRITCDSAKTTGIENNSNQTTGKTVQPFYVLRSRTKLSALRCYALRHKQKRMADAKQSKATNNPSKPLDESKLSSIVVSDLNSLVCVQLQMVKRSVPVTNSFVVIPSSEDISKLQKCKNFAGPLEPLHKGPKGHLAEKSLRNSCTRETLGFVSSGHYSLSRGCGFGVAFCVLPGLVKLLSTCSTKECIVLVRGPSIQQYRFAYLTIL, encoded by the exons ATGGCGTCCACGAGTGAAGCTGGAGCGTCCGgagtgaaagaaaaaagaagtcgGAAAAGGAAAAGGGGAGGGATTCTTGGTTTTACATCTTCTTCGTCCTCTACACCTGCTATCATCTCTCAAGCGTCAAGAGGAATTAACGCCGCCGAATTCGCCGAGGCTCGCGCCCTGGAAATCAACAGCATGGTGGAGGCCATTAAAGAAGCTGACAGTTTGAGCGGCAAGCGTTTGTTTCAAACACTTCCCAAACACATGAGGAGACGAGCAATGAGTCATAATATCAAGCGAATACCATCTCGGCTACGCCAAAGAGCTTCCTTTGAG ATGAATAAACAAGATCACAAGACTTCTGAAGTTCCAAAGAAGAAAAGCAGGCGCTATCGTCGAAAACCCAAAAACTTGATGGAAGAGTACACTCGCCGACAGCGTGAGCATGTCTGGCTTGAGACCCATATTTGGCATGCCAAGAGAATGAAAATGATTGATGCATGGGGCTACAGGCTGGCGGATCATCCAAATGATAAAGGATTTAGAGCAGCATATAGGGCTGTAAAGAACAACTGTATGTTACAG GACATTTCATATTATGGATGTATTGAAGTTTGTGGTGCTAAGAGCCAGATTATTCAAGCCATGGGTCATTTAACAAACCAAGAAGCAG GACTAACTTTTGCTGCTAAATACTATTTAAATGGAACACGCCAAGGGAATGCTGTACTATACAAGTTTGATCAATACCCCCAAGGAGCAATTGGCCCTGTTTCTTTTCTCTGGAGGCAAAGAAAAAGCTCAGATACTGAAGCCAACGTAGACACATCACAATTGGAAATAGAGGAAGGAACCGTCAATGAAAACACTTTTGATAGTCACTGTGACAATTCTCAACTGTGGATTTGGTCTCATCCTGCAAGTTTTAACTCAGTATTTGATTCCATAACTGAAGCTTGCTCATATGTAGGGAGTTGTGTGGTTGAAACGGATTCCAAATTTCCTGGAGCTGCCAAGATGAACTCTAATGTTAACTCAGACCAACCCAACGGTGATAATATTCAGCTGTTGAATGGTATTGAACACTGCGAGATAAAGGTTGTCTCACGTCGATttgatttgctttgttttcgtcTGACAGGACCACAATCACATGCCGTTTTCACATCCGCAATTACACCAGCTTTTGATTCAAGTAAAAAAACACCTCCAGAAAAAATTGTCAATCAAGATTCAGGAGCCCTTTTCAACGACAAGAATCTcaacatttctttaaaatggTGGCAAAGGCTGCAAGGGAGTTCAACCAAATTGTCATCTCAAAATGAACTATGGAGCAGACTAAAGCAAGCCAGCTCACCCTCAGTACTACCCCCAGGGTGTGTCCTTGGTCTTACTGTGCTGGATCCACGCCTGAATCTTCCCGTAAAGAAGATTAGCATTAGAAGTGTGGCTGAAGGAATCCATTCTG ACAATTCAGACTCTGGTGATGAAACAGATTTCACTTTAGACGAAACTGTTAATACCTTAGAAAAGACGAAACCGGCACCATTTGAGCAAATACTATCCCACTGGCCAAATGATGTCGCGAACTCGCCTATTTGGGACGCGTCAGTTCGTCTTGAGGTCAAGGAAAGTAAAATACCGGAGCAGGAATTAAATCGAAAGAGGTCTGAGCTGCTAGTACCAGGCTCCCGACTGAAGTTAAGCGAGAATGAGATTTCGCATATTCCTTTGCTTCTTATACAGCGACCTGGCTGCTCTG atAATGACAGAGGCACCCTTATTAACAATGGATACGGCAGTGGATGGGACATAATTCTCCCTTCCGGATGGGCCATGGCTTTTTGGATGGCTCTTGTTTACCGTGGTGCTAGAACTGGGGGACTGCAAGAGAGTCAAACTTCAGCCCTTGAGCTTGGAGTACCATTTTTCCCAAATGACTTTCCGGACACACCAGCCGGGGAAGCGTACAACATCAAGTTAAAAGATGATGGTGAAGCCCAATATAAGCGATATCCGCCTTCAAAGAGGCCGAACTATGAGAGGTTAGGTGTAAAATCTCCGTTCAGTCCACCATGGAGAGAGCTTGTCAAAGATTGGCATTCTTTGAACAAACCATCTACTATTGCAGGGGAGCTGAGTAATAAGAAAAGCGATTCCACTAGAATTGATCCGTCTGTTAGTGATTCTGCTCAGATGGACGTCTCTGTTGTCCAGACTCTTCAGTTATCTAGCAGTTTGACTGACGATTCTATTGTTAACCCTGAAACTGATATGACGTCCAGTGACTCTTCTCAAGGTGTTTCTAGTGACCAGTCTTTGGTCAAATCATCCCTGTCTAAAGATGCACAGACTAGAATCACTTGTGATTCCGCCAAAACCACTGGCATTGAAAATAACTCTAATCAAACAACTGGCAAGACTGTGCAACCTTTCTACGTTTTACGATCTCGCACTAAGTTATCTGCTCTACGATGCTACGCTTTACGACATAAACAGAAGCGAATGGCAGATGCAAAACAAAGTAAGGCGACAAATAATCCTTCCAAGCCTTTGGACGAATCCAAGTTATCTTCTATTGTCGTTAGTGATTTGAACTCTCTTGTATGCGTACAGTTGCAAATGGTCAAGCGGAGTGTGCCGGTAACAAACTCCTTCGTGGTGATTCCTTCATCGGAGGACAtttcaaaacttcaaaaatgcAAGAATTTTGCTGGACCCTTAGAACCTCTGCACAAAGGTCCAAAGGGTCACTTAGCTGAAAAATCTTTGAGAAATTCTTGTACGAGGGAAACTCTGGGATTTGTTTCCTCGGGTCATTACTCGCTTTCTCGCGGATGTGGGTTCGGTGTGGCATTTTGTGTTCTTCCGGGTCTTGTAAAACTGTTATCTACATGTTCAACGAAAGAGTGCATCGTGTTGGTACGAGGCCCTTCCATACAGCAGTACAGATTTGCTTATTTGACCATTTTGTGA
- the LOC140952007 gene encoding acyl-protein thioesterase 1-like: protein MSVLPSVIVNATSKHTASLIFLHGLGDTGHGWSQGFSGLGINHLKSICPNASVIPVTLNAGFKMPAWFDIYSLNPGQREDDVGIKSSALEIRKLVEEEIKSGIPSERIVLGGFSQGGALALYTALTMEKTLGGILALSSWLPLYKEFPKCVKGNRDTPILQCHGDADPVVPCEFGEMSKGVLTSFCSKVEFKKYSGMGHSSSDQEMKDVMQWLNTVLPSN, encoded by the exons ATGTCGGTCTTACCATCAGTAATAGTCAATGCAACTTCTAAGCATACGGCTTCG TTGATTTTCCTTCATGGTCTTGGAGATACTGG aCATGGTTGGAGTCAAGGATTCAGTGGTTTAGGAATTAATCATTTAAAATCTATTTGCCCAAATGC ATCAGTTATTCCAGTGACATTAAATGCAGGATTTAAGATGCCAGCCTG GTTTGACATCTATTCTTTAAATCCAGGGCAACGAGAAGATGATGTAGGAATAAAGAGTTCAGCCCTAGAAA TAAGGAAGTTAGTTGAAGAAGAGATCAAAAGTGGAATACCGTCAGAGAGAATTGTATTAG GTGGATTTTCTCAGGGAGGTGCCCTTGCACTATACACAGCCTTAACCATGGAGAAAACACTTGGTGGTATCTTAGCCCTTAGTTCATGGCTTCCTCTTTACAAGGAGTTTCCAAAG TGTGTTAAAGGAAATCGTGACACTCCAATATTACAATGCCATG GTGATGCAGATCCTGTGGTACCATGTGAATTCGGAGAAATGTCAAAAGGTGTTTTAACTTCATTCTGTTCAAAAGTGGAATTTAAGAAATATAGCGGGATGGGTCACAGTTCTTCAGATCAG GAAATGAAAGATGTTATGCAGTGGCTTAATACTGTATTACCCAGCAATTAG